A region of Lycium barbarum isolate Lr01 chromosome 1, ASM1917538v2, whole genome shotgun sequence DNA encodes the following proteins:
- the LOC132635469 gene encoding heavy metal-associated isoprenylated plant protein 4 isoform X2 codes for MSKEEKKIEVINAVYKVRLHCPKCAHDIRKPLLRTQGVHTVDVKFEKDEVTVKGAIDAKKIHQRLEKWSKKKVEIVSQAKVKEVEEVKKETIKTTTLKVYMHCNKCELDLKKRLLKHKGIHNVKTDFKAQTITVESTVLESEKVVTYVRKKFRKHAEIVKKEEEKKEVMKEKVTIEVKDTEKIVEFEEVKKVEAKTEGEIPYFVHYVYAPQWFSDENPNACSVM; via the exons ATGTCTAAAGAAGAGAAGAAAATTGAAGTAATCAATGCAGTTTACAAAGTTCGTCTCCACTGCCCAAAATGTGCACATGATATTAGAAAACCACTCTTGAGAACTCAAG GAGTTCATACTGTGGATGTGAAATTTGAGAAAGATGAAGTTACAGTAAAGGGTGCTATTGACGCAAAGAAAATTCACCAACGTTTAGAGAAATGGAGTAAAAAGAAAGTTGAGATAGTATCCCAGGCGAAGGTTAAAGAAGTTGAGGAAGTGAAAAAG GAAACTATTAAGACAACGACATTGAAAGTTTACATGCATTGCAACAAGTGTGAACTTGACCTAAAGAAGAGGTTACTCAAACACAAAG GTATTCATAATGTGAAAACAGACTTCAAAGCTCAAACAATAACAGTTGAGAGTACAGTCCTTGAATCAGAAAAAGTTGTGACATATGTAAGAAAAAAATTTCGCAAACACGCAGAAATCGTAAAGAAGGAGGAGGAAAAGAAGGAAGTGATGAAAGAAAAAGTAACAATTGAAGTGAAAGACACAGAAAAAATTGTTGAATTTGAGGAAGTGAAGAAAGTAGAAGCAAAAACCGAGGGTGAAATTCCATATTTTGTTCACTATGTATATGCCCCTCAATGGTTCAGTGATGAAAATCCTAATGCTTGTTCTGTCATGTAG
- the LOC132635469 gene encoding retrovirus-related Pol polyprotein from transposon RE1 isoform X1, translating to MVTKSPLPHNPVTALRDPNWKMAMDDKFDALIKNKTWELVPRPPNMNVIRSMWIFTHKEKSNGDFERLKSRLVGDGKTQQVGIDCGETFSPVVKPATIRTVLSISLSKKWPIHQLDVKNAFLHGELKETVYMHQPLGFRDLTHPDYVCLLRKSLYGLKQAPRAWYKRFADYVSSLGFSNNRSDNSLFIYKKGSDMAYMLLYVDDIIFTASSDSLRCSIMALLASEFAMKDLGPLNYLLGIRVTRHKDGMFLSQRMYAEEIIDRAGMSSCKGTSTPVDTKPKVSGSSGAPYDDPNHYRSLAGDLQYLSFTRLDISCAVQQVCLHMHAPRQVHMHALKRIIRYIQGTLDYCLHLYPSSVTDLLSYTDADWGGCPDTRRSTFGYCVFLGDNLISWSSKRQPTLSRSSAEAEYGGFANVVSESCWLRNLLLELHCPIHKATMVYCDNVSAIYLLGNPVQHQRTKYIDMDIHFVRDKVARG from the coding sequence ATGGTTACGAAATCCCCTCTCCCTCATAACCCTGTGACAGCCCTTCgcgacccgaattggaaaatggctatggatgataaatttgatgctcttattaaaaataagacgtgggagttggtgcccCGTCCACCTAATATGAATGTTAtccgttctatgtggattttcactcataaagaaaaatctaatggtgattttgagaggcttaaatcccgtcttgtaggtgatggtaagactcaacaggttggcattgattgtggtgagaccttCAGTCCAGTGGTCAAGCCGGCTACGATCCGTACCGTTCTCAGTATTTCACTATCAAAGAAGTGGCCTATTCATCAGCTAGATGTCAAGAATGCCTTCTTAcacggtgagctcaaggaaacagtgtatatgcatcaacctctTGGTTTCAGAGATCTCACTCATCCGGATTATGTATGTTTACTCcgtaagtccttatatgggcttaagcaGGCCCCGAGAGCATGGTACAAGCGTTTTGCAGATTATGTCTCttctcttggtttttcaaacaacagatctgacaattctttgttcatctacaAAAAGGGCTCCGATATGGCATACATGttactttatgttgatgatattatttttactgcttcctcagattctctccgatgctccattatggctctccttgcctcggaatttgctatgaaggatctgggtcctttgaattatttgcTTGGCATTCGTGTCACTCGACATAAGGATGGCATGTTTCTTTCGCAACGCATGTATGCCGAAGAAATCATTGATCGAGCTGGGATGTCTTCTTGTAAGGGTACTTCTACTCCGGTTGATACTAAACCGAAGGTGAGCGGCTCATCGGGTGCTCCTTATGATGACCCGAATCACTATCGCAGTCTCGCAGGTGACCTTCAGTATCTTAGTTTCACGAGGCTGGATATCTCTTGTGCTGTTCAACAGGTATGCTTACACATGCATGCACCGCGACAGGTTCATATGCATGCACTTAAGCGTATCATCCGTTACATTCAGGGTACACTTGACTATTGTTTGCATCTTTATCCGTCCTCAGTTACGGACCTTCTTTCCTACACTGATGCGGATTGGGGGGGCTGCCCTGACACACGTCGGTCAACGTTTGGTTATTGTGTCTTCCTTGGGGATAACTTGATATCGTGGTCTTCGAAACGCCAACCTACCCTCTCTCGTTCGAGTGCTGAGGCGGAGTATGGGGGttttgctaatgttgtctccgagTCCTGCTggcttcgcaatcttctgttggaattacattgtcctattcataaggctactatggtatattgtgacaatgtgagtgccatttatcTTTTGGGAAATCCGgtgcaacatcagcgcaccaaatACATTGAcatggacattcactttgttcgtgacAAGGTTGCGCGCGGATAa